The Terriglobales bacterium genome contains a region encoding:
- a CDS encoding Rieske 2Fe-2S domain-containing protein, with protein sequence MNDSNDLTRRALFAKVALLLNGLAATALAVPVLGFLLSPVLRGRKSASQSWVSLGGLDHFPEGQTRLASYRNPMVNSWDGETANIACWVRRMAGEKFQIFAVNCAHLGCPVRWFPQSALFMCPCHGGVYYSDGSRASGPPERGLFEYPYKVENGELVIQAGELPTPGPSAKLGGRKSSCA encoded by the coding sequence ATGAACGACTCCAACGACCTCACACGACGAGCACTCTTCGCCAAGGTTGCGCTTCTGCTGAACGGCCTGGCGGCAACCGCTCTTGCCGTTCCTGTTTTGGGATTCTTACTTTCTCCGGTGTTGCGCGGGCGGAAATCGGCATCGCAATCGTGGGTCTCGCTCGGCGGACTCGATCATTTTCCCGAAGGCCAGACCCGCCTGGCAAGCTATCGCAATCCCATGGTTAACTCCTGGGATGGTGAGACCGCCAACATCGCCTGCTGGGTTCGCCGGATGGCGGGCGAGAAATTCCAAATATTTGCCGTAAACTGCGCGCACCTGGGATGTCCGGTGCGCTGGTTTCCGCAATCGGCACTGTTCATGTGCCCCTGCCACGGTGGAGTCTACTACTCCGATGGCAGCCGCGCGTCAGGACCTCCGGAGCGCGGCTTGTTCGAGTATCCCTACAAAGTTGAAAACGGCGAGTTGGTGATTCAGGCCGGCGAATTGCCGACTCCAGGACCCAGCGCCAAACTTGGTGGCAGGAAGTCGTCATGCGCGTGA
- a CDS encoding cytochrome b N-terminal domain-containing protein encodes MRVTVGKIGRWFDDRLQVATIVRGAAAHPVPRETASWAYVFGSAALTVFMVQIVTGVLLALIYVPSASEAWNSLQVLNHEVTLGWFIRAVHGWGSNFMVAIVLIHMVQVFLFGAYKYPRELTWIVGVFLLLVTLGMAFTGQVLRFDQDAYWGLGIGASISSRIPVLGPWIVHLLLGGPIIAGATLSRFFALHVFLIPGLLIAFVGVHVLMVLRLGINEWPMPGRVVRRATYVKEYHERTAKDGIAFVPYAIWKDLVFSAFVVVLLIACALYFGPFGPTGRPDPTVIQTVPRPDYFFLWIYALLSLLPPSLETPALLIGPVIAICGLLLLPFIAGEGEKSWRRRPVAVLSIALIAVVFGEFTHLAGNAPWSPVMNAWSGQPIPAQFLKGRTALERRGALVFQAKQCHNCHSLEGNGGMRGPSLDAVAVHLTQDQLIRQVIQGGGNMPAYGKNLSPAETTALVAFLETLHPLRQSPARDASQAATLGNESSGPSAVQK; translated from the coding sequence ATGCGCGTGACCGTCGGAAAGATCGGGCGCTGGTTCGATGACCGGCTGCAGGTTGCGACCATCGTGCGCGGCGCCGCGGCGCATCCTGTCCCACGCGAAACCGCGAGCTGGGCTTACGTGTTCGGGAGCGCCGCGCTTACCGTCTTCATGGTTCAGATCGTTACGGGTGTACTGCTGGCGCTCATCTACGTTCCTTCTGCGAGCGAGGCCTGGAATAGCCTGCAGGTCCTGAATCATGAGGTGACTTTAGGCTGGTTCATTCGTGCTGTTCACGGATGGGGCTCGAACTTCATGGTGGCGATCGTCCTCATCCATATGGTCCAGGTCTTTTTGTTCGGCGCCTACAAGTATCCCCGCGAGCTCACCTGGATCGTAGGTGTCTTCCTTCTTCTTGTCACTTTGGGAATGGCCTTTACCGGACAGGTTCTTCGATTCGACCAGGACGCCTATTGGGGACTCGGAATCGGCGCCTCTATCTCTAGCCGCATTCCGGTTTTGGGACCATGGATCGTCCATTTGCTGCTGGGCGGCCCGATCATCGCCGGAGCAACCCTTTCCCGCTTCTTCGCGTTGCACGTCTTCTTGATTCCTGGCCTGCTGATTGCATTTGTAGGCGTCCATGTGTTGATGGTTCTTCGTCTGGGAATCAACGAATGGCCGATGCCCGGCCGTGTGGTGCGTCGCGCGACTTACGTGAAGGAATATCACGAGCGCACGGCGAAGGACGGTATCGCCTTCGTGCCTTACGCAATCTGGAAGGACCTGGTCTTTTCCGCCTTTGTAGTCGTTCTTCTCATTGCGTGCGCTCTGTACTTCGGACCTTTTGGGCCAACAGGCCGGCCGGATCCCACAGTCATTCAGACTGTCCCTCGTCCTGATTATTTCTTTCTTTGGATCTACGCGCTGCTCTCGCTATTGCCGCCATCGTTGGAGACGCCCGCTCTTCTCATCGGTCCGGTGATTGCCATCTGCGGATTACTCCTACTCCCCTTTATCGCCGGAGAAGGTGAAAAAAGCTGGCGCCGGCGTCCGGTGGCTGTTCTCTCCATCGCGCTAATCGCGGTGGTCTTTGGGGAGTTTACGCATCTCGCCGGCAACGCTCCCTGGAGCCCCGTCATGAATGCGTGGAGCGGCCAACCAATTCCCGCTCAGTTCTTGAAAGGAAGAACAGCGCTCGAACGGCGCGGCGCACTGGTCTTCCAGGCCAAACAGTGTCACAACTGCCACTCCCTCGAAGGCAATGGCGGAATGCGCGGGCCGTCGCTTGATGCGGTGGCCGTGCACCTGACTCAGGATCAACTGATTCGGCAGGTGATTCAAGGTGGCGGAAACATGCCTGCCTATGGAAAGAATCTCAGCCCCGCCGAGACTACCGCGCTGGTCGCATTCCTCGAGACGTTGCATCCACTACGCCAGTCTCCAGCGCGTGATGCCTCGCAGGCAGCGACATTAGGAAACGAATCCAGCGGGCCTTCTGCGGTTCAAAAGTAG
- a CDS encoding cytochrome c oxidase assembly protein: protein MHSHLHQPESWSFPLGLTASLLAVAIVYVRGWWRCRTTFPKVISVSRLVAFLSGLLFVWIAVASPLGTLDHEMLTAHMLQHLLLMAAAAPLILLGAPAVPLLHCLPQSFIRTGVSSLFRRPWVQWLGRAVTHPMFCLFAPSLALIAWHVPVLFEIGMRSQAWHDVQQMSFFATGILLWWPVIQPWPSVARWPRWSIPLYLFFATLPCDALSAFLTFCDRAIYPSYQTVTAPFGLSPLADQQLAGSLMWVCVTFIYLFPAVGITMRILSPSRRQRSFSEAPSAKTPPKDPSGIGVSW, encoded by the coding sequence ATGCACTCTCACCTTCATCAGCCGGAGTCTTGGTCGTTTCCTCTGGGCCTGACTGCTTCCCTGCTAGCCGTCGCGATCGTCTACGTTCGCGGTTGGTGGCGCTGTCGCACGACGTTTCCCAAAGTAATTTCCGTATCGCGGCTGGTCGCGTTTCTGAGCGGACTCTTGTTTGTGTGGATCGCAGTAGCTTCTCCGCTGGGAACCCTCGATCACGAGATGCTTACTGCCCACATGCTGCAGCATCTTCTACTGATGGCAGCCGCCGCACCCTTGATTTTGCTCGGAGCTCCGGCCGTCCCACTATTGCACTGTCTTCCGCAATCATTCATTCGTACAGGCGTTAGTAGTCTCTTCCGCCGCCCGTGGGTGCAATGGCTCGGACGCGCTGTGACGCACCCGATGTTTTGTTTGTTTGCGCCCTCACTTGCGTTGATCGCGTGGCACGTTCCTGTGCTGTTTGAGATTGGAATGCGATCCCAGGCGTGGCACGACGTTCAGCAGATGTCTTTCTTCGCGACTGGAATTCTCTTGTGGTGGCCTGTAATTCAGCCCTGGCCAAGCGTCGCGCGCTGGCCACGGTGGTCGATTCCGCTATACCTGTTCTTCGCCACCTTGCCCTGCGACGCTCTTTCCGCTTTTCTCACATTTTGCGATCGCGCCATTTATCCCTCGTACCAAACTGTTACCGCGCCTTTCGGCCTGTCACCCCTTGCTGACCAGCAGCTCGCGGGCTCGTTAATGTGGGTTTGCGTAACTTTTATCTACTTGTTTCCGGCCGTCGGAATCACGATGCGGATACTCTCTCCTTCGCGCCGGCAGCGCTCGTTCTCGGAGGCTCCCAGCGCTAAAACACCGCCCAAGGATCCGTCCGGGATCGGAGTTTCCTGGTGA
- the cyoE gene encoding heme o synthase has translation MVSQPAALTLGVEEAPRLQARLATLADYWMLTKPEVNLLILITTLAGFCLALPSSTQHFPVLLLINTLLGTLLVASGTGVLNQFIERTFDAQMRRTARRPIASGRIAASSAFWFGIALACSGCLYLGVAVNKLASLLALLTLLSYLFVYTPLKRKTPLCTLVGALPGAMPPLIGWAGAAGKLSLEAWSLYTILFLWQFPHFMAIAWMYREDYSRAGYLVLPHEESRGSLMALQAVLPCLLLVPAGLIPLILAHSSFPYWVANLLLTSGFLIYAVRLAVERSNAVAKRLLLVSIIYLPLVFFTILLSKP, from the coding sequence ATGGTCAGTCAACCTGCAGCCCTGACGTTGGGAGTGGAAGAAGCTCCGAGATTGCAAGCTCGCCTTGCAACACTTGCCGACTACTGGATGCTGACGAAGCCGGAAGTGAATCTCCTGATTCTGATCACAACGCTCGCAGGATTTTGCTTAGCTCTTCCATCTTCAACTCAGCACTTCCCGGTATTACTCCTTATTAATACGTTGCTGGGAACGCTGCTGGTCGCCAGTGGGACAGGAGTTCTAAATCAATTTATCGAGCGTACTTTCGACGCTCAGATGAGAAGAACTGCTCGACGCCCGATAGCGTCCGGCAGAATAGCTGCCTCGAGTGCCTTCTGGTTCGGGATCGCGTTGGCTTGCTCGGGCTGCCTTTACCTCGGCGTGGCCGTCAATAAGCTCGCAAGCCTGCTCGCGCTCCTCACGCTGTTAAGTTATTTGTTTGTCTACACACCGCTTAAAAGAAAGACTCCGCTTTGCACGCTCGTGGGAGCCCTCCCGGGTGCGATGCCACCGCTGATCGGATGGGCCGGGGCAGCCGGCAAGTTGAGTCTGGAGGCTTGGTCGCTATACACCATTCTCTTCCTCTGGCAATTCCCGCACTTCATGGCGATTGCCTGGATGTATCGGGAGGATTACTCACGTGCCGGGTACCTAGTTCTTCCTCACGAAGAGTCGAGGGGAAGCCTTATGGCTCTGCAGGCCGTTCTGCCATGTCTGCTCCTGGTACCGGCGGGCCTCATTCCATTGATTCTCGCGCATTCTTCTTTCCCCTATTGGGTCGCCAATCTACTGCTCACCTCTGGCTTCCTCATCTACGCCGTCCGACTGGCTGTTGAAAGATCAAATGCGGTGGCAAAGCGACTGCTCTTAGTGTCCATCATTTACCTGCCGCTAGTCTTTTTCACAATTCTGCTCAGCAAGCCCTGA
- a CDS encoding RNA polymerase sigma factor, translated as MPTLMPAVEDSSLPFVAVAGPQGVPVATSCERRREFEKILSDALPRLKRIAMRSLRNPEDAEDAVQDAMLSAFRHIAQFDGRAQMSTWLISIVINAVRMQLRRRGRRQMLSLDEAPKDGQWAISELLVDPSPTPEQTLEQGEQRELVRKLIAGLPSSQQAALRLHQRDDFSIKKAAETLGVPHGTIKAQLTRGRAKLTQRFQNATRRTKTQFSLDLKAGRKAFSSEYRPERTQAVAHLPVAAFNQQQGGCAGYGA; from the coding sequence ATGCCGACACTGATGCCTGCAGTTGAAGATTCCAGTCTTCCCTTCGTGGCCGTTGCTGGTCCCCAAGGAGTCCCCGTAGCGACAAGCTGCGAACGTCGACGCGAGTTCGAGAAGATTCTCTCGGACGCGCTGCCTCGCCTGAAGCGCATAGCGATGCGCTCTCTACGCAATCCCGAAGATGCCGAAGATGCAGTGCAAGACGCTATGCTGTCGGCATTTCGACACATTGCGCAATTCGACGGTCGTGCGCAGATGTCGACTTGGTTGATATCGATTGTCATTAATGCAGTACGCATGCAGTTGCGAAGGCGCGGTCGACGCCAAATGCTGTCACTAGACGAAGCTCCCAAGGACGGCCAGTGGGCGATTTCGGAATTACTCGTGGACCCGAGTCCCACTCCGGAGCAGACCTTGGAACAGGGCGAGCAGCGTGAACTTGTTCGCAAGCTAATCGCTGGCCTTCCATCCTCGCAGCAAGCGGCTCTGCGGCTCCATCAGCGGGATGACTTTTCCATAAAAAAGGCTGCAGAGACACTGGGCGTACCCCACGGAACTATCAAAGCGCAGCTCACTCGTGGCCGCGCCAAACTCACGCAGCGGTTTCAAAACGCCACGCGCAGGACCAAGACCCAATTCAGCCTTGACTTGAAAGCAGGACGCAAAGCGTTTTCGTCCGAGTACCGACCTGAACGTACACAGGCCGTGGCGCACTTGCCAGTCGCAGCCTTTAATCAACAACAAGGAGGATGCGCAGGCTACGGTGCATAG
- a CDS encoding STAS domain-containing protein produces the protein MDHGEEGALVRLNGHLNIDSSPALRNRLLSMLREQSTKTVIVDLTRVSYIDSSGIATLIEGLKVALNRQITLRLQGLQGRLLHLFETTGVLALFERDGGKSTSSPPKVS, from the coding sequence GTGGATCATGGCGAAGAGGGCGCTCTCGTGCGCTTGAATGGCCACCTCAACATTGATTCTTCACCAGCCCTGCGTAATCGGCTTCTGAGCATGCTGAGGGAGCAGTCAACCAAAACCGTGATCGTCGACTTGACGAGAGTCTCCTACATTGACTCTTCAGGCATTGCGACTCTGATCGAGGGACTCAAAGTCGCGCTCAATCGCCAAATCACGTTGCGCTTGCAAGGTCTGCAAGGTCGTCTCCTTCATTTATTCGAGACTACGGGCGTATTGGCTCTCTTCGAAAGGGATGGCGGTAAGAGCACTTCCTCACCGCCAAAGGTTTCCTGA
- a CDS encoding ABC transporter permease, which translates to MATALENVGKNTITQLDYVGSLNIQLWATLRAMGTALPFVGNRYRWQASVRQMLQIGVDALPMVSLMAICTGFILAMQGASELRRFGALHYVIDLVAVGFTRELGPLLTAIAVSGRSGSAFAAEIGTMKVTEELDALRVMALEPVEFLLAPKYLAALISVPCLTVICNVCGILAGGLFMFFSTHLTPLLYLRYVLTSIQLQDVITGLIKSVVFATIIAHVGCLEGFRVRGGPDSVGRSTTSAVVKSTFLVIIADAVFTAIFYFMGKS; encoded by the coding sequence ATGGCAACTGCTCTCGAAAACGTCGGAAAAAACACCATTACTCAACTCGACTACGTCGGGAGCCTGAATATTCAGTTGTGGGCGACTCTCCGGGCAATGGGGACTGCGTTGCCGTTTGTGGGAAATCGTTATCGGTGGCAGGCATCCGTGCGCCAGATGCTGCAGATCGGCGTTGACGCCCTGCCGATGGTGTCACTGATGGCTATTTGCACCGGCTTCATTCTGGCCATGCAGGGAGCGTCTGAATTGCGACGCTTCGGAGCTTTGCACTACGTCATCGACCTGGTTGCAGTTGGCTTTACACGTGAACTCGGCCCGCTGCTTACTGCTATCGCTGTCAGCGGACGTTCTGGTTCGGCTTTCGCGGCAGAAATCGGAACTATGAAGGTGACCGAAGAACTCGATGCGCTTCGCGTCATGGCGCTCGAGCCTGTGGAGTTCCTCCTTGCGCCGAAGTATCTCGCAGCGCTGATTTCAGTTCCCTGCCTCACCGTCATCTGTAATGTGTGCGGCATATTGGCGGGCGGATTATTCATGTTCTTCAGCACGCATCTGACGCCATTGCTCTACTTGCGATACGTGTTGACATCCATCCAGTTGCAGGACGTGATCACAGGACTCATCAAGAGCGTGGTCTTCGCCACGATCATTGCGCATGTTGGCTGCCTGGAAGGGTTCCGTGTCCGTGGAGGACCCGATTCGGTAGGACGCTCCACAACCAGCGCGGTCGTGAAATCAACGTTCCTGGTCATTATCGCTGACGCCGTTTTCACGGCCATCTTTTACTTCATGGGAAAGTCGTAA
- a CDS encoding ABC transporter ATP-binding protein, with the protein MPIISIRDLVVEYDGRRVLDGLNLDIEQGETMVLLGGSGSGKSTLLRQIIGLERPKSGSVYVKGIDITRCSPAQLKNVRRSIGVAFQSAALFNSLSVEENVALLLREHTALAPSIIDLMVWMKLAVVGLGDFGKLQPQELSGGMKKRGAVARALALDPEILVLDEPSAGLDPIVAAELDELILLLKNAFQMTVIVVTHEMPSAFRIADRIAMLYKGAFRSVGTKEEIRASKDPRVRQFLDRIPGDMAKAPAVAAYFEKYLQHQEMYK; encoded by the coding sequence ATGCCGATCATTTCGATTCGCGACTTGGTGGTCGAATACGACGGGCGACGCGTATTGGACGGTCTCAATCTCGATATCGAACAGGGAGAGACGATGGTCCTGTTGGGCGGCAGCGGTTCTGGGAAGAGCACGCTATTGCGGCAGATCATCGGGCTTGAACGTCCGAAGTCAGGCAGTGTTTACGTAAAAGGAATTGATATCACCCGCTGCTCACCCGCCCAATTGAAAAACGTCCGGCGCTCAATAGGCGTGGCCTTTCAAAGCGCGGCTTTATTCAACTCGCTGTCAGTTGAGGAGAACGTCGCGCTCTTGCTGCGGGAACACACAGCACTCGCTCCGTCGATTATCGATCTGATGGTCTGGATGAAGTTGGCGGTGGTAGGGCTGGGAGATTTCGGCAAGTTGCAACCGCAGGAGCTGTCGGGCGGAATGAAGAAGCGTGGCGCCGTCGCCCGTGCTCTGGCGCTGGATCCTGAAATTCTTGTGCTCGACGAACCTTCTGCGGGTCTGGATCCGATCGTCGCCGCGGAACTCGACGAACTGATTCTGCTTTTGAAAAACGCTTTTCAGATGACAGTGATCGTCGTGACCCATGAAATGCCGAGCGCCTTCCGGATCGCCGACCGCATCGCGATGCTGTACAAGGGCGCGTTCAGGTCGGTTGGCACAAAGGAAGAAATCAGGGCCAGCAAAGATCCACGCGTCCGGCAGTTCCTCGATCGCATTCCCGGGGACATGGCAAAGGCGCCAGCCGTAGCCGCTTACTTCGAAAAATACCTGCAGCATCAGGAGATGTACAAGTGA
- a CDS encoding MlaD family protein — MTTEAKVGAFVLGCFGILAFTLIYLMNAQFSGATVPYRTYLKYAGGLEPGASVLFGGISAGKVTAVRPWATDPTRIEILLEVKQGTPLNEKSVAKLGLVSIMNSASLSITTGSNDAKRLPPGSSIQSQEAASLDEIAGKMATIADNANALVTQVKGELEGISGDARHLLANLNTVTGPVNQQKIRAVLDNVNTMLATEGPKIDRISDQLIAVSQHADDTIQNVNGTVTDIRDPIRKDLAELQSTLQAAKSLLTDMQVMVRANDYKIDDTVDNLRVATDNLDQLTDSLKQRPWSMIRIKQPKERQVPQQ; from the coding sequence GTGACAACAGAAGCAAAAGTAGGAGCGTTTGTCCTGGGATGCTTCGGGATCCTGGCGTTCACGCTCATTTACCTCATGAACGCGCAATTCAGCGGCGCGACAGTTCCATATCGGACCTATCTTAAGTATGCCGGTGGGCTGGAGCCGGGAGCCTCGGTGCTCTTTGGCGGCATCAGCGCCGGCAAAGTAACAGCCGTTCGGCCCTGGGCGACAGACCCAACCCGAATCGAGATTCTTCTCGAAGTAAAACAGGGTACGCCTCTCAATGAGAAGTCCGTGGCCAAACTGGGTCTGGTCAGCATTATGAACAGCGCTTCTTTATCAATCACTACAGGCAGCAATGATGCAAAGCGACTTCCACCGGGGTCATCCATTCAGTCGCAGGAAGCCGCCAGTCTGGATGAGATCGCCGGCAAAATGGCCACCATCGCGGACAACGCAAATGCCTTGGTCACGCAGGTTAAGGGAGAGCTGGAAGGAATCAGCGGCGACGCCCGACATCTCCTCGCCAACCTCAATACCGTTACGGGACCGGTCAATCAACAGAAGATTCGAGCCGTGCTGGATAACGTGAACACCATGCTCGCGACGGAAGGTCCGAAGATTGATCGCATCTCAGATCAGTTGATCGCAGTCAGCCAGCATGCCGATGACACCATTCAGAATGTGAATGGCACAGTCACCGATATCCGGGACCCGATACGCAAGGATCTGGCTGAGTTGCAGAGTACTTTGCAGGCAGCCAAGAGCTTACTCACGGATATGCAGGTTATGGTGCGAGCGAACGACTACAAGATCGACGATACGGTGGACAACCTGCGGGTAGCAACCGACAACCTGGATCAACTGACCGACTCACTGAAGCAGCGTCCCTGGAGCATGATTCGGATCAAGCAACCGAAAGAGCGGCAGGTCCCGCAACAATAA
- a CDS encoding ABC-type transport auxiliary lipoprotein family protein, with product MKKRVMIFLFAIALPIVLAGCGGAVKYPNYYTLHVPPPPDPPAQEGNRTSLAVREFRSPSYLRQGAIVYKTSPEQIGFYNYHRWAVDPREFLTNAVAERLSASGNFANVKLYDGRSNVDYVLSGRLEKLEEIDYEGGVKVEVAISAQMTNLATGATVWSNAVSEVGTVNKRDVPAVVSEMNRTMDRAIEKLLTPAPAVTK from the coding sequence ATGAAAAAGCGCGTGATGATATTTCTGTTTGCCATAGCACTCCCGATCGTTCTGGCGGGTTGTGGAGGCGCGGTGAAGTACCCGAACTACTACACTCTGCACGTGCCGCCTCCACCCGATCCACCGGCGCAGGAAGGCAATCGCACATCTTTGGCAGTACGCGAATTTCGATCGCCCTCTTACCTGCGGCAAGGGGCCATTGTCTACAAAACGTCCCCGGAGCAGATCGGGTTTTATAACTACCATCGCTGGGCCGTGGATCCTCGTGAGTTCCTGACCAACGCAGTTGCGGAGCGCCTCAGCGCGAGTGGAAACTTCGCGAACGTAAAGCTGTACGACGGCCGCTCCAACGTCGATTACGTTCTCAGCGGACGCCTTGAGAAGCTCGAGGAAATTGACTACGAGGGCGGCGTCAAGGTCGAGGTTGCGATTTCAGCTCAGATGACGAACCTTGCCACTGGTGCGACCGTGTGGAGCAATGCTGTCTCCGAGGTTGGAACAGTCAACAAGCGCGATGTACCTGCTGTTGTATCCGAAATGAACCGGACGATGGATCGGGCGATCGAGAAATTGCTCACGCCGGCTCCTGCAGTCACCAAGTAA